Proteins encoded in a region of the Triticum dicoccoides isolate Atlit2015 ecotype Zavitan chromosome 3A, WEW_v2.0, whole genome shotgun sequence genome:
- the LOC119268346 gene encoding pentatricopeptide repeat-containing protein At5g55740, chloroplastic-like: MAPLPLPLPATPYPPKPHESPRPASLHAALASLSQQGSDHGSLRDAFALVSRAERQSSPGAAVAVGPEVYVSLLQCCVAAGSLRAGRQVHAAAVKRGPYYCRHAYIGTKLAVFYARCGALADAERVFDALPKKNAFAWAAVIGLWSRAGLHARALDGYIDMLQAGVPADNFVVPSVLKSCAGIGMVGTGRALHGYAWKAGFMECVYVLSSLVDFYGKCGEVDDAREVFDAMTETTVVTWNSMLMAYINNGRIDAAVELFYQMRVEGVLPTRVSVLSLLSASADFEAPDWGRQGHAVAVSSGLAMDVILGSSIINFYCKVGMVEAAEAVFEQMVERDAVTWNLMIAGYLQDGQTDKALITCRKMLQSGLRFDCVTLASIIMACMTSCGMEMGRVAHGYAVRNYLESDQAVACGLIELYMSTQRTEHARRLFDAMSCRDMVVCRVMISAYADHGMSSQALKVLYQMQHQGISPSAACWDSVISAFMKNEQISEALEIFNEMLLTKTRPNLRTWSLLISGLSRNGMHCEVMNLCCKMQEVERAPSPTIFSAALVAMKAATSVQYGKAMHACIVKKGLLLSKSVIQSLLNMYGSFSDTGTVESLLGLLAAAQ; encoded by the coding sequence ATGGCTCCGCTTCCTCTCCCCCTTCCCGCCACTCCCTACCCACCCAAACCCCACGAGTCCCCGCGGCCCGCCTCTCTCCATGCCGCGCTCGCCTCCCTCTCCCAGCAAGGCAGCGACCACGGCAGCCTCCGCGACGCCTTCGCCCTCGTCTCCCGCGCCGAGCGCCAGTCGAGCCCCGGCGCTGCCGTTGCCGTCGGCCCGGAGGTGTACGTGTCCCTCCTGCAGTGCTGCGTCGCCGCGGGGTCCCTCCGCGCGGGACGCCAGGTGCACGCTGCCGCCGTCAAGCGCGGGCCCTACTACTGCCGCCACGCCTACATCGGCACCAAGCTCGCTGTCTTCTACGCCCGATGCGGCGCGCTGGCGGACGCCGAGCGCGTGTTCGACGCGCTACCCAAAAAGAACGCCTTCGCCTGGGCCGCCGTCATCGGATTATGGAGCCGCGCCGGGCTGCACGCTAGGGCCCTCGACGGGTACATCGACATGCTGCAGGCGGGCGTCCCCGCCGACAACTTCGTCGTGCCCAGCGTGCTGAAGTCATGCGCCGGGATCGGGATGGTCGGGACCGGGAGGGCGCTGCACGGGTACGCCTGGAAGGCGGGGTTCATGGAATGCGTATACGTGTTGAGCAGCCTGGTGGACTTCTACGGGAAGTGTGGCGAGGTGGATGACGCGCGGGAGGTGTTTGATGCAATGACGGAGACGACGGTGGTGACCTGGAACTCCATGTTGATGGCGTATATAAACAATGGGAGAATCGATGCTGCTGTGGAATTGTTCTATCAGATGAGGGTTGAAGGCGTGCTGCCGACGAGGGTGAGCGTTCTTAGCCTTCTGTCTGCATCGGCCGATTTTGAAGCTCCTGATTGGGGTAGGCAGGGCCATGCCGTGGCCGTATCGAGTGGTTTAGCGATGGATGTAATTTTGGGGAGCTCAATCATCAACTTTTACTGTAAGGTTGGGATGGTCGAGGCTGCAGAGGCCGTGTTTGAGCAGATGGTTGAAAGAGACGCTGTTACATGGAATTTGATGATTGCTGGGTATTTGCAGGATGGGCAAACCGACAAGGCTTTGATCACTTGTCGAAAAATGCTCCAGTCTGGCCTTAGGTTTGATTGTGTGACGTTGGCATCCATTATCATGGCTTGCATGACATCCTGTGGTATGGAGATGGGCAGAGTTGCTCACGGCTATGCAGTTAGAAACTACCTTGAATCAGACCAAGCGGTTGCTTGTGGCCTGATAGAGTTGTATATGAGTACTCAAAGGACCGAACATGCACGCAGGCTGTTCGATGCCATGAGTTGCAGAGACATGGTCGTGTGCAGAGTGATGATTTCTGCTTATGCAGATCATGGGATGAGTTCTCAGGCTCTCAAGGTTTTATATCAGATGCAGCATCAGGGCATATCTCCAAGTGCAGCGTGCTGGGATTCAGTCATTTCAGCTTTTATGAAGAATGAGCAGATTAGTGAGGCCCTAGAGATCTTCAATGAGATGCTACTAACAAAAACACGCCCAAATCTACGCACATGGAGCCTGTTAATAAGTGGCTTGTCTCGAAATGGTATGCACTGCGAGGTAATGAATCTATGCTGCAAGATGCAAGAAGTAGAGCGAGCACCAAGTCCAACAATTTTCTCCGCAGCACTTGTTGCCATGAAGGCTGCAACCTCGGTACAATATGGAAAGGCAATGCATGCGTGCATTGTAAAGAAGGGCCTATTGTTGTCCAAATCCGTTATACAGTCCCTGCTAAACATGTATGGCAGTTTCAGTGACACAGGCACGGTAGAAAGTTTACTAGGCTTGCTTGCTGCTGCACAGTAA